The Cherax quadricarinatus isolate ZL_2023a chromosome 66, ASM3850222v1, whole genome shotgun sequence sequence ACGGCTGGTGAACAGATCACATCAACGGCTGATGAACAGATCACGTCAACGGCTGGTGAACAGATCACGTCAACCGCTGGTGAACAGATCATGTCAACGGCTGGTGAACAGATCACGTCAACCGCTGGTGAACAGATCATGTCAACGGCTGGTGAAcatacgtataatatatatactcAAAAGATATACTTTACAGAAGTTTCTTTTATCATGTTTTATTCTTTATAGGCGGGTGGATGAATAGATATACGTATAGGCGGGTGGATGGGCATGTAAGCAAATTAGTGAATAACCAGATTGATAAATAGGCTAGCAAATAAATATGAAAGTGAATTTATAATTAATTGGATAGTAAATTGAGTAAATAAACGAGTGGATGAATGGATAGACGGATACATGGGTGTCCGTAAGGATGGATGAACGAATCAATGTCCATCTGCAAGGAGTGGTATGGATAATAGATGAATGGATAGACGGATACATGGGTGTCCGTAAGGATGGATGAACGAATCAATGTCCATCTGCAAGGAGTGGTATGGATAATAGATGAATGGATAGAGGGATAGACTGTCACACTCACTGTCTTAAAACATACATCCAACTGGAAGGTCGGTATCTGGCTGTGGCCGGATGTATCTGAAGACAAACCTTTGAAGGTCACTTGTAATATCCTGGTCTGGTGCGACTGATTCAAATTTCAGTGTTGAAAAGGCAATCATTCAGTGTCCACTTTATTAAGTACATCTGCTCGTTAATACAAATATCTTATCAGCCAATCAGACCGAACATCAGAATGGAATTAGAATTGGATTATTATAATCGTAAATATGTGATAAACCTGTGTCAAAATTGAAGTGAAATATGGCATGCTTTTATACTTTAGGCTTGGGAGAGGGATAAAttcccctccagggaggttccttgatgccggtgagaggctcttgaccTAATTAGACATGTGCTCCAGTTTCTTGAATCCAGGCGCTGTATGGGGTAAAGTGTTTCGGTTTGGTTACATCAGCCTGTCGTAACCGAACCAGACTATCGGCTGAAAATGGCTGTAATTCATCTATacattagattagattttgccaccgaagtggctagtttattgtgcaagtaagtaagtaagtaagtttattcaggtatacacaaatacagttacatagaattatcatacatagcagcatgtgtgtagagaacctaggataacccagaaaagtcagagtgacttattcccatatccatcctgtggacggtagcacgagagcatatggatacacaaaaggcctaggaactaggccccaaagggttaacaggaatacatatggatttatatatacatatctatagttcacttatctgttacaagcaaatttatgaaatttgcttagtatatctggtatcttattttcattaaaaagatatcttgacatgtcacataggttattatactgtctgtctctgtattcctcaatgagtggacaattaagcacatagtgttcaagagagtgaccatatgcctgatcacataatttacatttagtttgatcatcatctgtgtgtctcccaaactgccagaagtacttgtaaccaagcctaagtctgaccactacatcagtcagtacttgtaaccaagcctaagcctggccactacaacatcagtcagtacttgtaaccaaggctaagcctggccactacaacatcaatcagtacttgtaaccaagcctaagcctggccactacaacatcagtcagtactcgtaaccaaggctaagcctggccactacaacatcagtcagtctgtttacattgcaagttcATTGTTCAGCAAACtgagttagtgctttctttaacacctatcaccttaacgggtaccatggttacattagtgttctctgatggtgcctgtggcaagtctgtttcatcattcattgcaggtaggtcctgtgcatctgactcatctccaatttccaggggggttacctgtgtggtgtccgtctgactgttgtagttgtgtgtattgggaaaaatgacaaactcatcctcatattcaggtgtagccataggtatcagtAGTGGCAGCTATACATTAAGAGTAATTTATCCTTTAAAATAAGGATTATACAGCGAAAGACCGGTGTCGAACACGTGGTTTCTGCCCTAAGGTCAAGCGCTGAGTGAGTGTACTCCAGGTGAACACACTTCCGTATATACAGCTAGTTCACAGCTTGTAATTATAATTAGACTTCGATGTGGCCTTCAAAATAAGTAAGTACATGAGTTAAACTTGAAACAAAACTGTGTAGAAGGGGAAAAAAGGCGATAATCAGGAACACGCAGCAGACAAACCACCTCATCAGCTGCTCAATCGCGTGTGTTTTGATTCACAGAACgtgcacatgcacacgcacattgCTGCCATGTTTCCTGAATCACTCCGTTATCTGGCCTCAATAATGTGAGTGTAAGTGGAGAGGCGGCACCACTGCAAAGAATGCCTTATCCAAGTGTAGTGTTACAGCTGCGTTGAATGGCTAGTATGGATGAGTCAGGGCACGTGATTGGTGGGTGGGAGTCCCCGCGTTATTTTACCTGCTAGCAGACGTCATCAGGGCCAAGGAAAGTACGAGCGAGGGGACGGGTGAGCTTTACGCAGTTTTATGAGTTTTGTGCGATTCTGTGGGCAGATGTGTACGTTAAAATACACTCAGTACCCGTGGGGACACACGTGGATTACGGAGAATTGTTAAATTGTGGGGAATAAACTAAGAAAAGTCGTGAAATCTGGAAATATGTGAGGGTTTCGTTTGTATGTTTATCAAAGCTCGACACGAGGTGCCACATTGTAAACAACTTtgtgttaatatatattaattctaaaatattttctttattttggATATTTATTTTGCATTCATTTTGTAATTTTGAAGTGTTCGACCCACGTGTTTTGGGTCAGGATATTGTAATGTAAAATTTGTGAAGGGTTATGCCCATATAAACCAAAGGACTGAATGGTTCCCGAGAAAGGCAGattatattattacattaatgTACTCGCTAGTGGAAAAAATATTGTCCACTAAGCTCCATTCTATTTACAGTATTTATGGGGCATTTTGGGTTATAATTGAGGGATGCTCATTGGCAAATATTTTACTAAAAGTACAAGTTATCTACACTACGAAATATGTTATTTCCCGGACAAATTGTTATTTTGGAAGGTAGCATAAtacatttgctatttttttttttttgccactaGCTGGACGCCAGAGCCAATCAGCGTTCAGTAGTGCGGCCTAGCCAATCATAGCAATGTAAACAAAGACGCAGCGGATGTAAACAAAGGCTGATGGTGGCGTAAGTTGCTTCAGGTTATTTTAGGTTGGGTGAATTTCTCTTGGTTTGGCCACTTTATACCAGTGGCTCCATGTTGTGTGAtccatgtgggtttagtgcttagttctgattgtaacaataataatataccaGTGACACAGTATATTACTTCTAGTGTAAGTTCAACTTGATATTATATAGTTTAAACTATGTTTTATCATGTAATAAGTGAATGTTGCCGAGGAGCAATATTTACTTATTACATGAAGTTTGTTTAAACTTGTGAATCTGCAATATTGTGTCTTCCATGTGTACTGTATCGAATTATATAATTTCCACCATTGACCGCCTTGAATGTTGAATAGATGAAATTTAGGTGATGGAAATGTTTATGATGTAAATGACTCGAGAGGGCCCATCTCCATCAGTGACTAAAGCTTGTTGTttaactttattgggttatcctaggttaaattttGCATAATGTATGTTGTATAGCTATATAGTGGACTATATGCCCACTACATCTGTGCCCTCAGAACCATTGTATAAGATTTTCTGGTTATGGATGAGTGCAACAAACTACAAAGTTGTATCAATGAAATGAGAACTTTCGGTGGTTTTAAAATTAGATTGAAGAGGTATGTGAGTGGGAGTGGTTGGTTAATAGGACCTGTAACAATGAGTGAGTAGGTCTGCATGCTTTGACTACTGGTTTATCTTAGATTAAACTGTAAAAGTTTCAAATTATACGTGAGGCCTCGAATGGTAAAATAGAAGGATGCAAATAAAAAGTACTACCCTCCATGTAATTTTGATGAATGACTAAATAAAACTTATTTGCATATTCCTTTGTTCCTCTATTCTTACGAACTATTTAAAATGGCATCCGGTGAAGTGGCCAACATTAGTGATTTATCATAGCGATGTTTTCAGTGACTTGTTAAAATATAACCCTTTATTTAATCTTGTATGTGCAGTTATGTCTCTCTCACTTATcaaagaggattttttttttattttttttcagtctTGAGAGATTTGTTGTTGTGGGAACCATTCTGAACTTTGGGAGTCATTCTGTTACCCATTACTcatctggatttttttttttttaatttgtccaTGATTTTTAAGTGCAAGCATCACACCACTGCTTCCTCTCTCCATTCTAACCTTATGTATGTTATGAATAACCTTCAATCACAAGGCCTGGTGCGAGACTAAGCCTTGGGGGATGGTGACCCCTAAAATTGTGTTCAGGTAACCTTCAAGTATAGCATTTCACACTCCATGCATGCGAGGTCTATTTTATAGTTTGCTATTGCCACCTAAATATTTCTCGCAATTTTATTTGCAGTACTGTGCATAATCTGTTGACAATCTTCTGTTAGTGGTGACTTAGGTCACCACTAACATATATATTCTTCATGAGACTTATCACTTTTCTCCATTTCTTATATGGCACTTAATTGTGCTAAAATCTGTTCGTTCATGCATTACTCAGTttgctcactttttttttttttctctcttaaaGGGATTTGCATTTATTACTTATTTTACATTGGTTTTTACATCTACAAACATTCCTATTGAGTAGTTCTTATTCCTTTGGGCATGTTATTTGCCTGTATATAAATTAGAAGCAGGCAAGCGCCTATCTGTGTGGCATCCTGCTGGTTATATTTTATCTATGAGAACATTTATAACTATGTAATCCCATTGGGGAATAAATATCCTTTCAGTAATCAACATCCCCAATATCTTATCAAATATCTCCAGTAAGTTATTTTAGCCTGCAAATTATATGGCTGTTTAAGGGTTTTCTCCATTTTTATTGAGTACATTGAGGTAGTGTTTATTTCCAGCAAAATTAATCTTGAAAAATAGAATCTCAAAGTCCTAATTCTTCTCCAAGTGCTTTTCAGTACAGTTTGATGATCATGAGAtctaattcactctctctctctctctttctctctctccctccacagaCAAGGAAACTGGTGCCTCACGAACTTTTATATCTTTAGTCTCCCCATGTGTTTAATGTGCCCCGTGCAAAACTGCCAGTTGACCATTACTCAGGAATACTCTGCCATACTCCACAATGAAAGAAGAGATCTCTGCAGCAGTCCTCTTTATCTCGAAACTCATCGGTGGAAATGCCAGCCTGTCAGAAAATATGATCGCAAAGTTtgaagagagattgagagagctGCTGGAAGAGCGATTTAGCAATCATTGGCATCCTGAACGACCGTGGCAAGGCCAAGGGTATCGATGTTTAAGGTAAGCTACATGGAATATGCATAAAATGATTGAAGGGTGCAAGGCCAAAGGGGCAACAGTAGTGGTTGTAGAGTTTGACTTGCAAATGGTGCAGACAAGTATGGTAATGAGAGAAAGTTGCCACagcaagtctttttttttttatctgatgGTATTTTCTGTTTGCTATTGAACTGGATAATGTTATTGATAACACTCCACACTAAGCAACATGTCATCAGAATAAATAATTGCCCTGCAATCACACACTTTACCATGGCTGTGTCTGGTATACGTGTAAGAAAATTGCTGGGGTTGTAGAATGAGACAATAGGGTCCTGCTCCTTCTGTAAGTACGGAAGTTTATTTAagcacaagtacacataagtacagttatcatacatagtgtaaattacctaggataaccccaaaaaggcAGACAAcaggacttatttccattggggtttttGTAAGATAGGCTATATAATGGACTTTTCCCTCCTCACCTGTTTTTTTGGAGTGGGGGGGGAGACATTGATTTTGAAGAATTGAGAATTTAGAATTACTCTTAAATCCCCTCAAATTATTTAAAACTCATTTCATTGATAAATCAGTGTTTGCTGCCAAAGCTGTTGAAAAGTAGGTAGATTACCCAAGGGTGGTGTAATAATGTAGGTAGTTTTAAATATTATAATTGCTACAAGTATGCACTCGTTTGATTTTACATATTCTCCCAAATGTGTTCTTTGTAATATCTAGAGTTGACTTTTTCTGGTAATCATCTTAGGCTAAATCTGTTtagcttactactactactatgtgcCTGGTAAAAATAGTATGTGTTACTGACAAATGGTTAAAATAAGAGACAAAATGCAAACACtaggaccttggtcactccaaggTCACAGCACCAAAATATTTCCAGTCAAATGTTCTACTGTTTgcattttgtatatattttttttaaactgtgGGATATGCCCATAACAATGATGTACTTATTACAGCAAATTTATAATGTATATTGTCAATAAAATTATATTGATTACATTAAGGGTTATCTTAAAATTTGCCTCTACAGGGTGAGTTATCCTTGTATCCATCTTTGGAAATTGTAGTTGGATTGGCTCTAGCTAAGGCTTACATCTCACTTGTTAATGGTGTTGTATTGTTAGAAAAAAAGCTTCATAAGGATGAATTCTTTCATATTTTAAGTGGCATCATTTTTGACAATttaacctgatttttttttttttagaatatattttagatttacaTAATTATGGATTAATGTATTTCATCTTAAATTCTTGGCTTTCATTTTGTTTGGTATATTGGTAGAAATGTCATCCAATTTAGAATTATTGTAGCATATTTTTATAGAGTGAATGAAAACACCAGGAAGGAGCCAACCATTGAGAGAGCTGCAAGGGACTGTGGACTAAAGTATAAGGATTTAAACCTTCCTGTCGAGCTGACTATATGGGTGGACCCTGAAGAGGTGTGCTGTAGGTTTGGAGAGCAGAAGGGGTCGTGTTGTACTGTTGCATCCTTCAGAGACGGTAACAAGGAAAACTTCATTGAAAGTTTTGACTTCTCGCAGATAGAGCGGCCAAGTTCGACACCGTCTAGCATGTTAAAGGTTTGTGGAATAGCTTAGTTTAAGGTGTACTGGGAATGAATTAATATTACAACCAGTTAGTTGTAGTGTTAAGAACTGTGAAAATACATGGAAAGATTTTTTTATGTTACCCAGTAATAATTGTACAAAGAATGAAGTACGTAGCTTTAGAAAGGGAGAGGAATTCATAGATCAGCTGTCTGTATTGAGGTTcacaggtgagcaatacttgggAATGTAGTGCCATCTCAGGATTTAGAAAGAAAAGGTAGATCAGGGAGCAGTATGGCATGTTGCAGACGTGAAATTGATGGTAAGTTGTTGAATGTTGAATGAAAGTGTGTGATGAAGAAGGCAGATGAATGTAGGTTGTGCAGAAGGCAGATGAATGTAGATTGGGCAGAAGGCAGATGAATGTAGGTTGTGAAAAAGGCTGATGAAAGTTGGTTGTGAGGAATACAGATGAATGTGAATTGTGAGGTAGACTGTAAGTGTGAGTGTGCAACACTAGGAGGATAGCAAGAGCATCTTGATCCAAGAAGTAATGGTGGGAAAATTAAGTACAGTACAATGTGGCATCAAAGTATTCCTGTACATGTACCTTGTTTTCCAtgatctctcttttttttttttttttcctctatcAGTAAGTTTTATTTCCCAAGCTTGCACTATTAGCTTTTATTTATGCTGTGACACTGATCTTCAAAAATATAAATCACACATGGACTGAAAAATTAAACAATAAATGAAAATAATCTGTATATCATATTGTATTTTGGTCTTGGAAACCTTGCTCAATGGTTGTATCTTAATATTGACTTGCAgacaatggatgtgttgaaggagAGAAGATTGGATTCGAGTAATATACAAAGTCCACCGTCGAGCACTCAGTCTACACCCACCAAGAAGCTTTTTAGCCCTTCCTATCCAGGGTATGGTACAAAGATCCAGACTTCACCCAGTCGAGTTAGCGGAAATGGCAGTAACCGAGAGAGGAGAACCTTTGGCAGTTATCACAATCATTACAGCTCTGGTCACCTTAATCATCATAGCAACCACCATCAAAATGGATCTTATTCACCACCTTTCTATAAGACTCAGTCATGGCTAAATTTGAGTCAGACACCTCCCCCTCCACACATGCCATTGTTAAGCTCTTCTGGTTTCATCTATCCTCCTACAGCTGCTCCTCACTACACTCATGCCCAGATGCCTCCGCAATTCACACGCTCGCCTCCGAGTATGGCACCTCAGAAGTTCAAGTGGAATACTGGTAATTATCTGCGTAATGATAGGCACCATTGGTTTGGGCGAAGAGCTTTGGCCAGAGTTTAAGGTCTGCACGTCACTGCAGGGGGCACTTACGagtacgtaaaaaaaaaaatgtgggtggTTGGAGTGGTTTCCCTGCCAGCTTGGTAAACATATCCCTGATGTGATAGCTTTAGCATTATATGTATTGTCTTAATTGTTAACTTTCCAATTCACAGTAGCTTGATCTCAGTAGAATTAATATCCTGTTGACAATTTTTGCTTAGATAATGCTAAGCTGGTGATACATTTGATACAATGAAACACACTAATAATGGGTAAAATTTCTTATCTCCTAAGTGCCCCTTGTGATATTACCTATTCGAAGAATGTGCGTGTTTTGAAATGAAGCTGCACATTTCTTTGGTGGGAAAGAAGGCACCTTGAGCAGTTCAAATTGAAGTCTTTTATTATTAGTGAAGTATATATGAGATTTTCAGCTGTATGGTATGGATTACATGCAGTTGTATGGTATGAATTACATGCAGCTGTAGGGTATGGATTACTTGCTTAACAAATTATGGGCTCTGTAGTAATTGTCAAGGTACTAGGTACAAAGatggtacaaggtatacatagtTTAGTAACTAGTAGTACAGGATCACTTTGGATATAAAGTGAATTATGTAGTTGTTTTCTCAGATGGTGCTTTGACTGTAAGGCTTTAACATAAAGCAAATGTTTGGATAATTTCCAAAACTAGTATTTCATTAGTAAGGAAGGTTTTAATTTGAAAATGCTCAAGTGTGTCCCCTCAACTGTGATTCCATTGTCAGCCGACCCTTGTTTAAGAGTTCAAAGGATAAGAGTGAGGCAAATTCCCTGTTGACCCTTCAGTCTCTTTTTAGTAGGTACCTGCAGATTTAAGAGAGGTCCCACACATAGAAGCTATTATTTTTTCATAAATCGAAGCTTTTATTTAGTAGCACTTCATACCTCAGTGAGAATGCACCAGTATTTTGGGTGACAACCCTGTGTATTATGTTTCCTTTGCTACATcgtagaaattaaaaaaaaaaatagattataTTGACATTCTCAGGACTACATGCACAAATCTATGATTGTGGCTTGGGGTTATCCAGCATGTGAGACATTCACAAGTCTGTTCTGTTGGAGATTTGACATAAGGTGTAGCTGTTATATCATATAGTTATATCCATGTCCAGACATGTCCTGGatgtatacaaatatatataatggACATCAATACATAATTATGCACCTTTGTCAGTA is a genomic window containing:
- the LOC138854669 gene encoding protein BTG3-like; translation: MKEEISAAVLFISKLIGGNASLSENMIAKFEERLRELLEERFSNHWHPERPWQGQGYRCLRVNENTRKEPTIERAARDCGLKYKDLNLPVELTIWVDPEEVCCRFGEQKGSCCTVASFRDGNKENFIESFDFSQIERPSSTPSSMLKTMDVLKERRLDSSNIQSPPSSTQSTPTKKLFSPSYPGYGTKIQTSPSRVSGNGSNRERRTFGSYHNHYSSGHLNHHSNHHQNGSYSPPFYKTQSWLNLSQTPPPPHMPLLSSSGFIYPPTAAPHYTHAQMPPQFTRSPPSMAPQKFKWNTGNYLRNDRHHWFGRRALARV